GGTGCCTTGCTTCTTCACACAAGCGGCTCCGCCGAGCGCAAGCACAGCAACTAGTGCTGCGAGGGGTTTGAGGGTCATAGCGCGCAGCTACCAGACTCAGCCACGCTGTCAATCAGTGAGATGGGGTGACCGCACGGCAACGACTTGCCGGGGATCGCTCTGCGCTCGTTCAAAGCTGGGCGCGCATCGCTTGGCGCTGGCAGCTTCAAGGGACTCGCCCCGCGCGTCACTGCCCGCCGCTGGTCTGGTCAGGCAACCCTCGCTGGCGCGAGTTCGCGCTACTTCCATGCCGGATCGTTGCGAGGTTGGGCTCCCAGACGGCTTCCCGTTAGGTTCATTTCATGCATTCGCTGAGGGAGAAGCTCTACGTAGTCATCTTCGAGCACGACACCCGCGCCGGAAAGGCATTCGACCTAGCCTTGCTCTGGGGGGTGCTGCTCTCGGTCGTTGTGGTCATCGCAGAGAGTGTGGACGGCGTTCGCGAGGGGTACGGGCCGGTGCTCCGGGGCGTCGAGTGGTTCTTCACCGTTGTATTCAGCATCGAGTACCTGCTGCGGATTTATTCCGCGAGGAATCGATTTGGATACGCTCTGTCTTTCTTCGGTCTGGTGGACTTCCTCGCCGTCACACCGACGTTCGTCGCGTTACTGGCGCCTGGCGCGTTGTCGCTGGTCGTCGTCCGCGTGTTGCGCCTGCTTCGCGTGTTTCGCGTGCTTAAGCTCGCGAGTTTCCACGGCGAAGGGGACGCGCTCTTGCGTGCGCTCCGGGCGAGCGGCCCGAAGATCGTGGTGTTTCTGGGAGCTGTGCTGAGCATCGTCGTGATCGTGGGCTCCGCGATGTACGTCATCGAGGGACCGAAACACGGGTTCACGAACATCCCTCGGAGCATGTACTGGGCCATCGTCACGCTGACGACCGTGGGCTACGGGGACATCGCGCCGCAGACCGCGACAGGGCAAGTGCTCGCGTCGACCTTGATGATCCTCGGGTATGCGATCATCGCCGTCCCTACAGGCATCGTTTCCGCAGAGATGAGCCGCGCCACCCAGCAGGAAGCCATCCAGTGTGACGCGTGCGGAGCAGCGGAATCCCGTGCGGATGCGCGCTATTGCCGGCGCTGCGGCTCCACGCTCGAGCCGCAGTCTCCGAGCTTGTAGCCCGCCTGACACTCGCAGTGGCAGAGCGCCAGCTCCGTGGGGTCGGTCTGCATGCAGGTCGGCACGATGTGCAGGCTCGCTTTGCCTTCGCTTTCGTCGGCGTACAGCTCGCGCACTTCGACTTCGAGCAGGTACGAGCGCCCTTCGATGTCGTCGTTCTTGTCGTAGTCCGGGCACACCGGAATGTGAGTGCTTTGGCTCTCGGTGCGACGGTCGGTCTCGACCCAACCAGGGTGGTTGGGTACCTCGGCGGTGACGACCGTGCGGGCTTCCTCCTGGATGATGGCGCCAGTCTCTTCGTCGCGCAGCCGCGCGCGCAACTCGATGGTGTCGCTATCGAGACCCCGGATGCGCGCGCCGACGACCAATACGTGTCCGCCTTGAGGCGCACGCCACAGCTCGAACTCGGCTCCGTCTTCCTCGAGCACCAAAGCGGGCTGATCGATGGGCCTGTACATCATCGGGATCACCTCGAGGGCCTCACCCGTGGTGCCGCCTCCCCCAGCGCCGCCCGTGGACTCGGGGCCTTGGCTGGGGCCGCACGCGGTGATGCTCAGCGCCAGGCACAGTGACGCAACCGAGAATCGGCTCAACTTGGTACCCTCTCCCCCGAGAAAAACTCAGAAGCAGTTTACGTCGGTGTCTCCGCGCGGATAGAAGTACGCGAAGGCGTTGCAGTGCTCTTGGAACTCGACAAACCCGCCAAAGGTGTAGCAGCAGTCTTCGTTGGGGTCTCCGCAGTCATCGGGTGGTGCGGAGAACTCACAGCTGTAGGAGATGCCGCCCCCGGCGGGGATCTTCACGTTGAGATCGCGCTCCATCGGCGGGTCATCCCAGGTGTTGCTGACGTAGAACGGATCCCCCGCGCCATCGAATTGATCGAAGGGGCTGATGGTGAAGCGATCGCCACGGCTGTGGAAGTGACCGTTCGCACCGATGATTGTCACCTCGTGATCGAGGCCGAAGCGACAGGTCGCTTCGTACTTCTTCTTGTTGTCGCCAGGGCACACGCGGATGCTCTGGTTGGTTGCGAAGATGGTGCCGAGCTCGTCGTAGGTGCCGCCTTCAGGCGCGCGCTCGAAGTTCATCACCACTTTGCCACCCAGCGGCGTCTGCTGCGTGGTCGCGTTCACGAAGTGAGTCTGGATCATGATCTTCTCACCGGGCTCGAAGCGCTCCACGACACCGTCCGGCAGCTCGAAGTCGGTGAGTCCGCCTTGCTGCGTGTTCATGATCAGCGGCCAGTCAGCCCAGTTCGGGCTCTTCCAGCATTCGCCGTCTTCCACCACCTCACCAGGCGCACCATCCAGGTTCTGAATTGTTTTCACACGGAAAACATTCATATGGTGAGAGCCCTCGTTCTGCGCGACGGTCATGCGCTTGACGAAGAACGGCTTGTCCCCGGGGACCTCGAAGAAGTAGCAATTCTGCACTTCCTTGCCCTGCGCGACTTCGAACGTCCCCGTGGTGATCTGCCAGCCGTCGGGGCCGGGATCGGGCAGCGTGACGTTCTCCAGGTTCTTCTCGCTCGGGGCCTCGTCTGAGCAGCCGACGGCCAGCACACTGAGAACCCCACACAACCACCCAAACCTCAGCCGCCGCGTCATGGGCATCAGGATAGCAAGCCGTGTACCAGTCCGCGGGTGAATCCCAAGCCTGGGTTGGGGGGGAGGCAAACCGCATGGATAATTCAACCCAACGTCAGCGCCGCACAGCACGAAAAGCGGCCGCCGAGCCACGCGGCAAGCTTTGGCACAGTTGCGGTATGATCCTCCGGTCGCGATTCAGCGGCTCGCACCTCGCGGCTGGGGTCATGCCACGCTTGACGATCGGGGCTGCGCGGCGAGCATCGGCGGACGTGCGGTTCGCTGCGGTGGTGTGTGTGCCTTACACTCATTCTAGCGTTCGTCTTCGTCGCGCTACCACCTCGATGAGGTGCACTTGATCGGCGCTCCAATGCTGCGACTCAAGGTTGGCCCGGGCTACTGGCGAGCTTCGATTCGGGCGGTATCGCGGACCCGAAGTCGGCTCTCTTCGCATCGGTGAAGCCGCGCGGTCGCGAAGACCCTTCGCATCTCGCGTTTAGCTTGTACTTTTCGAGACGCGCTTGCTAGCAGCGTGAGCATGAACCACAGGCCGCTGCTGTTTGCCCTCGTCGTCACCGGTCCTCTAGCGCTCCTCTCTGCCGTCGGCTGCAGTAGTGACGACTCCGGTGTCTCGAGCGTCGCCGAGGCGGACCTCCCCTCACGCATCGCAGACGCCGCTTGCCGTGCCGGGAGGAAATGCAGCTGCGACGTGCCGGCGTCTTGCGAAACCAACATTGCCAGGTTCTTTGGGCGTCCAGAAGGGGGAGAGGCGCTCTCCTACGATGCGCAGTGTGCGGGGAAAGTGGTCGCCTACTACGACGCGCTGAACTCCTGCCGCGGTTTCGGCGAGTCGGCGCAACCGACCTGCTGCAGGGTGTACTACGGCCCCAAGCGGGTCGGTGAGAGCTGCACCCCATCGGATACGCTGGACGATTGCGGTCCGGGACTCCGTTGTGCTGGCGGCACCTGCGTCGCCTTGTGCGGGGACGCTGGCAAACCGCAGCTTGGTGAGTCGTGTGAGTTCGGGAGCTGCGCCGCTGGACTCTGGTGCGACGACTCGAGCGGGAGTGCCGAGTGTGCCCCGCTGCCGGGCGCTGGGGAGAGCTGCAACGACTCTTTCGAGTGCGCGGCGGGATTGAACTGTGTTCGGCTGCAGTCGGCTGATGTCTGCGTTATCCCCGGTGCACTGGGCGAGGCCTGCGAGCCGTACACGTGCGGTGACGGCATGGGGTGCGTCGAGGGAGTGTGTGCCACGAAGAAGCCAGCAGGCAGCATCTGCGAAGTGGATGAGGAGTGCTTTGGGGTGTGTGAAGGCCTCTGCCTGGACCCACGTCCTGAGGCGTGTTTCCTCTTCCCATAGCTTCTCCCGATTGGATTGCTACGGCGTCGCGGGTGGGGCAGGTTCAAGCTGCGCACCGACCCCGACCTTGTAGGTTCTAGGGTCGTAGCCGAATGCCGCGCGGAAAATATCTCCAACGTTGCGTGTGCGGCTCGCGCCACGCTTACGCCTGCTGCGATGGACGCTCTCGACCCGACCATCTGCGGCGACGATGGCGTCGATGCCCCAGAAGCCGCGTCGGGGTTCGCTTGGCATGCCGTAGCGCAAGTCGTCCAGCTCCACGCGGCGCTTGCCGTCTTTCAGCGGGTGCACCTGCCACGCCAACTCACCCTTGGAAAACCAGCGGAATAGCTCGCCTTCCGGTGTCTCCAGCACGCGCTTCACGTCGCTGTTTGGCGTGAGCTCGAAGGTTTGCCAGGCGATGGGACGTCGCACCCAGCCGGAGGCGTAGCCCACGAACACGTGGTTTCCGCTGTGGGCCACGACGCGCTTGAGGCCGTTCTGCATGACAAAGGTGTAGCTGTGAACGGTATCCACGGGGAAACCTGAGGCGGCCAGCTCAGCGCGGGCTTGCTGCTGAACCCTGAACGTCATGCCCAAACCCCAAAACAGGTAGCCGGTGGTTATCGCCAAGACCCAGCGCGCGACCTTGCTAGCGCTCTTTGGGCGCTGCTTCTTCGCGCTGCCAATCGCCAACGCAAGGACCAACGGCAAGCTGTACGCTAGGTCTACGATACCCACGGCGTCGAAGGCGAAGCGTTCGCGCCAGAAGGGGGCGAACAGCTGCGTGCCGTAGGTGGTGAACACGTCGAGCATCGGGTGGGTGATGATCGACAGCACGAAGAGCCACATCCACGCCCGCTTCGCCCCCGCGTCGGTCCAGTTCACGCCTTCAGGCTGACCGGGAACTGGCGCGTCAAGAGGCAAGTCTGGGTGGCGTCGGCGCGCTCTCCAGCGTTCGAGGCGCCAAACCCCAAGCCCCAGGAGCGGACCCACGACGGGACCAAACCACAGCGAGTGGCTCGTGCCGCGGTGCACCCACATCGACGTGAACTCACCCCCGAGCGCCGCGCTCACGAACACATCGGCGTCCGGTAGCAGCCCTCCAAGCGCCCCCCACCAAGCGGCTCTGCGCCCTAGGCGCGGCCCGACGCTCGCCTGGCCAACGGTCGCTCCCAGTAAAGCTTGCGTGATCCCGTCCACTCAGCGTCTCTTAGAGCGATGTGTGCGGGGCACCAAGCCCCCAACCACATGCAAAAACCTAGGCCGTGGCCCACACTTTTTCCCGCGCTCGGCTCGGGAAAATTGTCCAACCCGTTCGCGGCCTTAACTCTTCCCCAGCGTGGTAACCTCGCGGCGCATGCTCACGCGACTCGGGAAACGGGGCGGCGCTGGCTCAGGGCAGCGCTTGATGTGGGTGCTGATGCTGCCGATCGTGTTGTTGGTAGCCTACAGCGCTTTCGGTCAGCCAAAGGGCAAGGCCAAGGCCAAGGAGGACGCCAAGGCCAAAGAGGCCAAGGCCGACGACGACAAGGCCAAGAAGGGCAAGGACGCCAAGGGCAAGGACGCCAAGGAGGAGGAGGCGCCTCCGCCTGCCGATGCCGGCGCGGCTCCCCCCAAGGCCGAAGATGACGACGAGCCCCCGCCGCAGCCCCAGAGCGGCGATGGTGGAAAAATGTCGCCCCTGAACCCCGAAGCAGACGAGTTTCCCCAGGGAACCGCCTCGGTCACGCCGCCCAACTACGACCAGCTGCTCGGCGACATCGCTTCTCTGCGCAGCCGCGTATCGGCGCTCACGACGACGCTCTACGCGAGCAAGATCCGCGTACTAGTCGAGACGGATGGTGACGACGCCCGGATCGAGAGCTTCATGGTGACCCTCGACGGTGGCGTGGTCTACCGGGCCCAAAAGAGCTTCAGCGCCGAAGACGAGAAGGTGGTCTACGAGCACGGCGTGGCGCCAGGCCACCACGTGCTCGGCGTCGAGATCGAGCGCAGCGACGCGCGGGGCAAGGCCTACAAGACCTTCCAGAGCTCCCGCTTCAGCATCGTGGTTCCAGAGAAGAAGAAGCTCGAGACCCACTTCATCATCGAGGACGACTCGGACATGGCCGAAGACTTCCCCGACGACGAAGATGGCGAATACGACCTGCGTGTTCGCTTGCGCGCCCGGGTGATCGAGTGAGCGGAGCCATGGGACGCAGGCTGACGAGCGCCGGGCTCGTGATTGGGCTCGCCTTGAGCTTCGCCAGTGGTGCGCTTGCACAAGACGAGGATAATCCGTACGGAACCGACGCGGGGGACACCAAGAAGCCAGCCAAGGCGGACAAGAAGGGTAAGGCCGACAAGAAGGGTAAGGCGGACACAGCCAAGCCTGCTGAAGAACCAACGCCACCGCCTGCCGAGGGTCCGGGGGTGAGCGAGCAACCCAAGGCTGCCCCCGCCGCAAAGCCAGCGCGCGCGAAGCCTGACGCTGGCAAGGGACCCCAGGCTGACACCCGCTCCGCCGAGATGCGGGCCTACCAGACGGCGATGAAGGACCGTCGCTTGGCGGCGACTGCGCCCATCAGCCGTCAGCGCTTGAAGGATGAGCTGGTCGGCATCGAGGAGAAGCTCGATGCTGGGCGTCGAGACGAGGCCATCGCGCAGTTGGTCTACGTGGTCGAGGCGGAGCGCTTCGACGCATTCAAGGAGACCGACGAGGGGCGCGCCTGTATTTTCTGGCTCGGGGATTCCCTCGGACGCGCGGGGGCCCATGGTCCCGCCCGGGGCTATCTCGAGCGCTTGTTGACCGGCAAGGTCGATATCTGGTTCCGTAGGGCAATACGGAGCTTGGTAGACTTCGGCCTCGAGAGCGATCACCCCGAGGTGTTCTTGAAGGCTTTGGAGCCCGTTGCGAGCAAAGCGCCAGAAGAGCAGCAAGGGGACATCGCCTACCTGGATGGCCGGGCGAAGGAGCGCAAGAAGCGCCCTGTCGCTGCCTTGCAGTCTTTGGCGAAGGTGACGCCGCGTTCGCGCTTCTGGGCGCAAGCGACCTACCTCGCCGGGCTCATCGAGGTGGAGCGGGGGCAGCTGAAGAAGGGCGAGAACCTCTTCTGCAAGGTCGCGGATCCCAAAGCTACGCCCAAGCAGGCGTTGCTCTTTGGAGGGAGCGACTTCTTCCGG
The sequence above is drawn from the Polyangiaceae bacterium genome and encodes:
- a CDS encoding ion transporter, with the protein product MHSLREKLYVVIFEHDTRAGKAFDLALLWGVLLSVVVVIAESVDGVREGYGPVLRGVEWFFTVVFSIEYLLRIYSARNRFGYALSFFGLVDFLAVTPTFVALLAPGALSLVVVRVLRLLRVFRVLKLASFHGEGDALLRALRASGPKIVVFLGAVLSIVVIVGSAMYVIEGPKHGFTNIPRSMYWAIVTLTTVGYGDIAPQTATGQVLASTLMILGYAIIAVPTGIVSAEMSRATQQEAIQCDACGAAESRADARYCRRCGSTLEPQSPSL
- a CDS encoding metal-dependent hydrolase, producing MDGITQALLGATVGQASVGPRLGRRAAWWGALGGLLPDADVFVSAALGGEFTSMWVHRGTSHSLWFGPVVGPLLGLGVWRLERWRARRRHPDLPLDAPVPGQPEGVNWTDAGAKRAWMWLFVLSIITHPMLDVFTTYGTQLFAPFWRERFAFDAVGIVDLAYSLPLVLALAIGSAKKQRPKSASKVARWVLAITTGYLFWGLGMTFRVQQQARAELAASGFPVDTVHSYTFVMQNGLKRVVAHSGNHVFVGYASGWVRRPIAWQTFELTPNSDVKRVLETPEGELFRWFSKGELAWQVHPLKDGKRRVELDDLRYGMPSEPRRGFWGIDAIVAADGRVESVHRSRRKRGASRTRNVGDIFRAAFGYDPRTYKVGVGAQLEPAPPATP